One genomic region from Grus americana isolate bGruAme1 chromosome 15, bGruAme1.mat, whole genome shotgun sequence encodes:
- the NAGPA gene encoding N-acetylglucosamine-1-phosphodiester alpha-N-acetylglucosaminidase isoform X1: MAACGAAAAAGGGSGRRRPGPAGRAVVAAAALAALGWLQAARGAGSPPSDLLLQPYFPARHGPRHHHRHVRDCQPLKYGNVTHQTWPSDNGTGGPVATTRTFVSYIPSGGKDRMAVYGHFTFVRNPLRTFSVLEPGGTGGCQAHRRAPVEETAKLRKCLVAQNGGYFDMRTGECLGNVVSDGKLVRNSGGLQNAQFGIRKDGTMVFGYLSEEDVLDQANPFVQLVSGVVWLLRDGEVYIHQSQMAECDEIQTTGTFDKFINVISARTAVGHNRQGQLVLVHVDGQTESRGVNLWEMAEFLKQQGIINAINLDGGGSATLVLNGTLASYPSEHCSFDNMWRCPRSISTVVCVHEPACEPADCSGHGDCVEGECRCAGGFWRGPACDILDCGPSNCSLHGVCTDTGCRCDAGWTGSSCSEACPSGFYGDACTQKCQCRNGGLCDPVHGACSCPAGYYGTSCEQECPMGWYGLNCQKPCACEHTCPCDRETGSCNVTYDSAIQDQLNKAGRCLASQNKGTSKKEFSLSEKTWVSVTAVLALLLVISAVGNAGLFLKARSERHRESGRYLYQPLREMNGEASHPSTSAACEPEDPQDQSQALLQSPG, translated from the exons ATGGCGGCCtgcggggcagcggcggccgcgggcgggggcagcgggaggcggcggccggggccggcggggcgggcggtggTGGCGGCAGCGGCGCTGGCGGcgctgggctggctgcaggcagcgcgCGGCGCTGG GAGCCCCCCCAGcgacctgctgctgcagccctacTTCCCGGCCCGGCACGGCCCTCGCCACCACCACCGGCACGTCCGAGACTGCCAGCCCCTCAAGTACGGCAACGTAACGCACCAAACCTGGCCCAGCGACAACGGGACGGGCGGCCCAGTGGCTACCACCAGAACGTTTGTTTCTTACATCCCCTCAGGGGGCAAGGACCGCATGGCCGTCTATGGCCACTTCACTTTCGTGAGGAACCCCCTGAGGACCTTCTCCGTGCTGGAGCCGGGCGGCACGGGAGGCTGCCAGGCTCACCGCAGAGCCCCCGTGGAAGAAACTGCAAAGCTCAGGAAGTGTCTGGTGGCCCAGAACGGCGGGTACTTCGACATGAGGACCGGAGAGTGCCTTGGGAACGTCGTGAGCGATGGAAAGCTGGTGAGAAACTCTGGAGGCCTGCAAAACGCTCAGTTTGGCATCCGGAAGGATGGCACCATGGTGTTCGG TTACCTGTCTGAGGAAGATGTCTTGGATCAAGCAAACCCTTTTGTGCAGCTTGTGAGCGGAGTGGTTTGGCTCCTAAGAGATGGAGAAGTGTACATCCATCAGAGCCAAATGGCTGAGTGCGATGAAATTCAAACCACAG GAACCTTTGACAAGTTCATCAATGTGATATCAGCCAGGACTGCGGTTGGACACAACAGGCAGGGGCAGCTGGTCTTGGTTCACGTGGATGGACAGACAGAATCCAGAGG GGTCAACCTCTGGGAAATGGCTGAATTTTTGAAGCAGCAAGGAATCATCAATGCCATCAACCTGGATGGTGGAGGGTCTGCAACACTGGTCTTAAACGGGACCCTGGCAAGCTACCCGTCTGAGCACTG CTCCTTTGACAACATGTGGCGTTGCCCTCGGAGCATCTCGACCGTTGTGTGCGTCCATGAGCCCGCCTGTGAGCCCGCAGACTGCAGCGGTCACGGGGACTGCGTGGAAGGGGAGTGCCGCTGCGCCGGGGGCTTCTGGAGGGGCCCAGCCTGTGACATTTTGGACTGCGGCCCTTCCAACTGCAGCCTGCACGGCGTCTGCACCGACA CTGGATGCCGGTGCGATGCTGGCTGGACCGGCAGCAGCTGCAGCGAAG CTTGTCCTAGTGGTTTCTATGGGGATGCTTGCACCCAGAAATGCCAGTGCCGCAACGGTGGCTTGTGTGACCCCGTGCACGGAGCCTGTTCCTGCCCCGCTGGGTACTACGGCACCAGCTGTGAGCAAG AGTGTCCCATGGGCTGGTATGGACTGAACTGCCAGAAGCCCTGTGCGTGTGAACACACATGTCCCTGTGACCGGGAGACAGGCAGCTGCAACGTCACCTATGACTCGGCCATACAGGACCAGTTAAACAAAG CTGGGCGGTGTTTGGCTTCCCAGAATAAGGGAACGAGCAAAAAAGAGTTCTCTCTGTCAGA AAAAACCTGGGTCTCCGTGACCGCTGTCTTGGCTCTGCTGCTCGTGATCAGCGCCGTGGGAAACGCAGGCCTTTTTCTCAAGGCGCGGTCAGAGAGGCACCGTGAGAGCGGCCGCTATCTCTACCAGCCCCTGAGGGAGATGAACGGGGAAGCCAGTCACCCCTCCACATCTGCTGCCTGCGAGCCAGAAGATCCCCAGGACCAGAGTCAGGCGCTCCTCCAGAGTCCCGGATGA
- the NAGPA gene encoding N-acetylglucosamine-1-phosphodiester alpha-N-acetylglucosaminidase isoform X2 produces MAACGAAAAAGGGSGRRRPGPAGRAVVAAAALAALGWLQAARGAGSPPSDLLLQPYFPARHGPRHHHRHVRDCQPLKYGNVTHQTWPSDNGTGGPVATTRTFVSYIPSGGKDRMAVYGHFTFVRNPLRTFSVLEPGGTGGCQAHRRAPVEETAKLRKCLVAQNGGYFDMRTGECLGNVVSDGKLVRNSGGLQNAQFGIRKDGTMVFGYLSEEDVLDQANPFVQLVSGVVWLLRDGEVYIHQSQMAECDEIQTTGTFDKFINVISARTAVGHNRQGQLVLVHVDGQTESRGVNLWEMAEFLKQQGIINAINLDGGGSATLVLNGTLASYPSEHCSFDNMWRCPRSISTVVCVHEPACEPADCSGHGDCVEGECRCAGGFWRGPACDILDCGPSNCSLHGVCTDTGCRCDAGWTGSSCSEECPMGWYGLNCQKPCACEHTCPCDRETGSCNVTYDSAIQDQLNKAGRCLASQNKGTSKKEFSLSEKTWVSVTAVLALLLVISAVGNAGLFLKARSERHRESGRYLYQPLREMNGEASHPSTSAACEPEDPQDQSQALLQSPG; encoded by the exons ATGGCGGCCtgcggggcagcggcggccgcgggcgggggcagcgggaggcggcggccggggccggcggggcgggcggtggTGGCGGCAGCGGCGCTGGCGGcgctgggctggctgcaggcagcgcgCGGCGCTGG GAGCCCCCCCAGcgacctgctgctgcagccctacTTCCCGGCCCGGCACGGCCCTCGCCACCACCACCGGCACGTCCGAGACTGCCAGCCCCTCAAGTACGGCAACGTAACGCACCAAACCTGGCCCAGCGACAACGGGACGGGCGGCCCAGTGGCTACCACCAGAACGTTTGTTTCTTACATCCCCTCAGGGGGCAAGGACCGCATGGCCGTCTATGGCCACTTCACTTTCGTGAGGAACCCCCTGAGGACCTTCTCCGTGCTGGAGCCGGGCGGCACGGGAGGCTGCCAGGCTCACCGCAGAGCCCCCGTGGAAGAAACTGCAAAGCTCAGGAAGTGTCTGGTGGCCCAGAACGGCGGGTACTTCGACATGAGGACCGGAGAGTGCCTTGGGAACGTCGTGAGCGATGGAAAGCTGGTGAGAAACTCTGGAGGCCTGCAAAACGCTCAGTTTGGCATCCGGAAGGATGGCACCATGGTGTTCGG TTACCTGTCTGAGGAAGATGTCTTGGATCAAGCAAACCCTTTTGTGCAGCTTGTGAGCGGAGTGGTTTGGCTCCTAAGAGATGGAGAAGTGTACATCCATCAGAGCCAAATGGCTGAGTGCGATGAAATTCAAACCACAG GAACCTTTGACAAGTTCATCAATGTGATATCAGCCAGGACTGCGGTTGGACACAACAGGCAGGGGCAGCTGGTCTTGGTTCACGTGGATGGACAGACAGAATCCAGAGG GGTCAACCTCTGGGAAATGGCTGAATTTTTGAAGCAGCAAGGAATCATCAATGCCATCAACCTGGATGGTGGAGGGTCTGCAACACTGGTCTTAAACGGGACCCTGGCAAGCTACCCGTCTGAGCACTG CTCCTTTGACAACATGTGGCGTTGCCCTCGGAGCATCTCGACCGTTGTGTGCGTCCATGAGCCCGCCTGTGAGCCCGCAGACTGCAGCGGTCACGGGGACTGCGTGGAAGGGGAGTGCCGCTGCGCCGGGGGCTTCTGGAGGGGCCCAGCCTGTGACATTTTGGACTGCGGCCCTTCCAACTGCAGCCTGCACGGCGTCTGCACCGACA CTGGATGCCGGTGCGATGCTGGCTGGACCGGCAGCAGCTGCAGCGAAG AGTGTCCCATGGGCTGGTATGGACTGAACTGCCAGAAGCCCTGTGCGTGTGAACACACATGTCCCTGTGACCGGGAGACAGGCAGCTGCAACGTCACCTATGACTCGGCCATACAGGACCAGTTAAACAAAG CTGGGCGGTGTTTGGCTTCCCAGAATAAGGGAACGAGCAAAAAAGAGTTCTCTCTGTCAGA AAAAACCTGGGTCTCCGTGACCGCTGTCTTGGCTCTGCTGCTCGTGATCAGCGCCGTGGGAAACGCAGGCCTTTTTCTCAAGGCGCGGTCAGAGAGGCACCGTGAGAGCGGCCGCTATCTCTACCAGCCCCTGAGGGAGATGAACGGGGAAGCCAGTCACCCCTCCACATCTGCTGCCTGCGAGCCAGAAGATCCCCAGGACCAGAGTCAGGCGCTCCTCCAGAGTCCCGGATGA